One genomic window of Bartonella sp. HY038 includes the following:
- a CDS encoding IS5 family transposase (programmed frameshift): MSDLFLLSEDQLAWISPYFPLSHGVARVGDVHVISGIVYVIKHGLQWKDGPKDYGAHKTLYNSLFRWSRLGVFDRIFAALAGEGPKPQGIMINATHLKAHLTAASLLKKGVFPHCVGRTKGGLNSKLHTVVDQDGKPLCLLLSEGEMSDYKGAALLLPVLLEAQELITDKGIDTVWFRQALFDRKIKLCISPRKGRTANIFFDKATYKLRHKIENLFAKLQTWRRIARRYDQCAHNFFLAICIAAAVIFYLN, from the exons ATGAGTGATTTGTTTTTATTGAGTGAAGATCAACTGGCGTGGATATCGCCTTATTTTCCATTATCGCATGGGGTGGCACGTGTTGGTGATGTGCACGTTATCAGTGGGATTGTCTATGTTATTAAGCATGGTTTGCAATGGAAAGATGGCCCTAAGGATTACGGTGCGCACAAAACCCTTTATAACTCCCTTTTTCGCTGGAGCAGATTGGGTGTGTTTGATCGTATCTTTGCAGCACTTGCCGGGGAAGGTCCAAAACCTCAGGGTATCATGATTAATGCAACTCATCTTAAAGCACACCTCACAGCAGCAAGCCTGCTTAAAAAGGGGGTGT TTCCCCACTGTGTCGGACGCACAAAAGGTGGCTTGAACTCAAAACTGCATACAGTCGTTGACCAAGATGGAAAGCCGTTATGCCTGTTATTGTCAGAAGGTGAGATGAGCGACTATAAAGGTGCAGCTCTTCTGTTACCAGTTTTGCTTGAAGCGCAAGAACTTATTACTGACAAAGGTATTGATACTGTCTGGTTCAGGCAAGCCTTATTTGACAGAAAAATTAAGCTTTGCATTTCTCCCCGAAAAGGTAGGACAGCGAATATCTTCTTTGACAAGGCAACCTATAAATTACGTCATAAAATTGAGAACTTGTTTGCAAAACTTCAAACTTGGCGACGTATTGCAAGAAGATACGATCAATGCGCTCATAATTTCTTTTTAGCAATATGTATCGCTGCAGCCGTGATATTTTATCTCAATTAA